Proteins from a genomic interval of bacterium:
- the atpD gene encoding F0F1 ATP synthase subunit beta: protein MSNGAVLQVIGPVVDVKFDESALPKIYNALRATNPSIDDREENLVLEVAQHLGEGVVRTIAMDSTDGLVRGQVVRDTGEGIAVPVGDAVLGRIINVIGEPVDEGGPVNATDKREIHREAPSLLDQDVQTTALETGIKVIDLLCPYSRGGKIGLFGGAGVGKTVLIMELINNIAKQHSGLSVFGGVGERTREGNDLWLEMKESGVIDKTALVYGQMNEPPGARARVALSALTVAEFFRDEQGKDVLLFIDNIFRFTQAGSEVSALLGRIPSAVGYQPTLANEMGDLQERITSTKKGSITSVQAIYVPADDLTDPAPATTFSHLDATTVLARSIAELGIYPAVDPLDSTSRILDPRVLGDEHYAVAREVQRILQRYKDLQDIIAILGMDELSEDDRATVARARKIQRFLSQPFFVAEQFTGTPGKYVKLDETISGFKRIVSGELDHLPEQAFYMVGKIEEAIERGGKAA from the coding sequence ATGAGCAACGGAGCCGTCCTCCAGGTCATCGGTCCGGTCGTCGACGTCAAGTTCGACGAATCCGCGCTGCCGAAGATTTACAACGCGCTGCGCGCGACCAACCCGTCCATCGACGACCGCGAGGAAAACCTCGTGCTCGAAGTGGCGCAGCATCTCGGCGAGGGCGTCGTGCGCACCATCGCGATGGATTCCACCGACGGCCTCGTCCGCGGGCAAGTGGTGCGCGACACCGGCGAGGGCATCGCCGTGCCGGTCGGCGACGCGGTGCTTGGCCGCATCATCAACGTCATCGGCGAGCCGGTGGACGAGGGCGGGCCCGTCAACGCGACGGACAAGCGCGAGATCCACCGCGAGGCGCCGTCGCTTCTCGACCAGGACGTGCAGACCACCGCGCTCGAGACGGGCATCAAGGTCATCGACCTGCTGTGCCCCTACTCGCGCGGCGGCAAGATCGGCCTGTTCGGCGGCGCGGGCGTCGGCAAGACCGTGCTCATCATGGAGCTCATCAACAACATCGCCAAACAGCACTCCGGCCTGTCCGTGTTCGGTGGCGTGGGTGAACGCACGCGCGAGGGCAACGACCTCTGGCTCGAGATGAAGGAGTCCGGCGTCATCGACAAGACGGCGCTCGTGTACGGGCAGATGAACGAGCCGCCGGGCGCGCGTGCGCGCGTCGCGCTGTCGGCGCTGACCGTCGCCGAATTTTTCCGCGACGAGCAGGGCAAGGACGTGCTGCTTTTCATCGACAACATCTTCCGCTTCACGCAGGCTGGCTCCGAGGTCTCCGCGCTCCTTGGGCGCATTCCGTCGGCCGTCGGTTATCAGCCGACGCTCGCCAACGAGATGGGCGATCTTCAAGAGCGCATCACCTCGACGAAGAAGGGGTCGATCACCTCCGTGCAGGCGATCTACGTGCCCGCGGACGACCTGACCGACCCCGCGCCGGCGACGACGTTCAGCCATCTGGACGCCACCACGGTGCTCGCGCGCTCCATCGCGGAGCTTGGCATCTACCCCGCGGTCGATCCGCTCGACTCGACGAGCCGCATCCTCGATCCGCGCGTGCTCGGCGACGAGCACTACGCCGTCGCGCGCGAGGTGCAGCGCATCCTGCAGCGCTACAAGGACCTGCAGGACATCATCGCGATCCTGGGCATGGACGAGTTGTCGGAAGACGACCGCGCCACGGTGGCGCGCGCGCGCAAGATCCAGCGCTTCCTGTCGCAGCCGTTTTTTGTCGCGGAGCAGTTCACCGGCACGCCGGGCAAATACGTCAAGCTCGACGAGACGATCTCCGGCTTCAAGCGCATCGTCTCCGGCGAACTCGATCACCTGCCCGAACAGGCGTTCTACATGGTCGGCAAGATCGAGGAAGCAATCGAAAGGGGCGGCAAAGCCGCGTAA